The Stigmatella aurantiaca DW4/3-1 genome contains the following window.
GGCCTATTCGACCGGGGGGTATTCCCATGGCGTGGGGGGGGAGAGCACCCAGGTTCACCAGATCGATCCGGCCACCCTGGGCACCGTGAGGAGCGTCTGGGTGGGCGGCTCGAATACGACGGATACGTGCGGAGCGGGCGGCGGGGGCGTCGCCCGGATCACGCAACTGACCGTCTACAACCATGCGCTCCTGGCCATTCAGGGCCCCTTCGGGGGGAACTGGCTCTCGGTCTCAGGGGCACAGTCGGCGACGCTGTGCACGGGGCCCGTGCGCACCCTCCCCAATTATACGGTCCTCATTCCCGCGTTCTTTACCAGCCCGCAAGCGCCCGTTCTCTACACGTACTGACCAAGGGGCTCAGAGCACCTTCTCGATCGCGCCGCGAAGCTCCTCCTGGGTCATCCTGCCCACGGCGCCTACAGGCGTGATCAGCAGCAGGGACTCTTGCTGCCGGAGCACCTGCGCGGCCGAGCCCACCGCCAGGTGCAGCGTGCGCACATGGGTGCGCAAAGCCTCCAGTCCGAGCAGTTCGCGGGACAGCCCCTCCAGCACGCCGAAGGCCCGTGTGCTCAGCGTGTCCAGTGCCTCCAGGGCTTCGGGCTCTGGAGGGAACCGGTCCCAGTCCACCTCGAGCTCCAGCGGGGTGCCCAGCGCCGCGGCCAATGAATCCCGGCGCTGCGCGAGCTTCCGCCGCAGCTCCAGCTTGCTGGGGGGGGGCGGGAGGTCCCTGGAGGGCTGACCGAGGGAGGGGAGATCATGCACGGTGATGGCCTCGATGGCCTCCGGCCGGACGAAGAGGACGTCCGGCTCGGCCCGCCGTGCATGGGCACTCATGACATGGAGCACGACGGCCTTGCCCCGCTGGGGCTCCTCGCGCAGCTCCAGGAGGGCCCCCTGGAGTTCCTTGCCGCTGCGCAGGTGGAGCGTCACCTGCGGCAGCCGCACCGGCTCCCCCCTGGCGCGCAGGGACTGATACTCCGCCAGCCGCAGGAGCAGCTCCTCGAGGGTGCGGGCCTCCAGGCCCTTCAGCGCTTTCTCCAGGGGATCCACGGGGGGCTCCAGGGCGGTCAGAGCTTGGATTCGAGCAGCTTGCGGATGCCCTCGGTGCGATCCCGGACATCGTCCACGTTCGTGTGGGGTTGGTGGTCCAGCAGGAGGGTGCCGTTTTCGAAGGACGCGATCCGATCTCCGTAGATGGCACCCGCGCGGTTTTGGATCTCGATCTTCTTCAGGCCGGCCTTGAGCGCCTCCTTGCCCATGTCGTCGAAGGAGATGCCCTTGAGCGCCGCGATGAGCGGCTCGAAGTACACCTTGGGCCAGCACTCGTCATAGAGGTGCGACTCGCCCTCCTTGGCCAGCGTGTCCCATTGCACCGTCACCGGCACCTCGAAGCCCGCGGCCTCGTCGATGTCCTTCTTGAACTGGGGAAAGCGCTTGGTTTCGAACTCCTTGGCGGCCCTACGCTCGGCAAGTCCCATGGTTGCTCCTGACGAAGAGGTGGATGGCCGCGCAGCCAGGGCCGCGCGGAGCGCCCGGGACGCTAGCGCGGGCCCTCTCAGGAGGCTACCGGGTCCAGTGCCCTGCTGGGCGGCTCAGGCGGGGGTGAACCGGAGCGGCAGGGCGTGGGGCCCCCGGACCGTGATGGCCTGACTCCAGGTGAGCTCCGCGGAGGTGCGCTGGAAGCGGCTGAAGCGGGAGAGCAGCGCCTCCAGGCCGCAGCGGGCCTCCATCCGGGCCAACTGAGCGCCAATGCAGTAGTGGGCGCCATACCCGAAGGAGATGCTGGACTGCTCGCGGTGGAGATCGAAGCGGTCCGGCTCGGGGTATTGGCGCTCGTCCCGGTTGGCCGAGGCGATGATGGCGAGCACCACCTCGCCCTTGGGAATCGTCACCCCCGCGACGGTCACGTCGGAGGTGACGATGCGCACCAGGGACTGGACGGGAGAGTCGTAGCGCAACATCTCCTCGATGAACCTGGGGATGAGCGTGGGGTCCGCGCGCAAGCGCTCGGATTCCTCGGGACGCTCCGCCAGGAAGAGCAGCGAGTTGGCCAGGAGGTGGACCGTGGTCTCCAGGCCCGCGATGAGCAGGAGGATCAGGAAGTCGACGATCTCCCGGGTCGTCAAGGACTGTCCATCCACCTCGGCGCGGACCAGATCGCTGACCAGATCCTCGGCGGGCGAGTGGCGGCGCGCCTCGATGACCTCGGTGATGTAGCGCGTCGCGTCCGAGATCGCGGTCAGCGTGCGCTGGGCATACTCGGGGCTCAAGGGCTCGGGCGTGACGCTGGCGATGTCATCCGACCAGCCCTTGAACCGATGGTGGAGGGAGATGTCCAGTCCGAGCAGCTCGCCAATGACGAACGTCGGCAGCGGCATGGCGAACTGGGAGACGAAGTCCGCCTCGCCCTTCTGTGCCAGCTCGTCCGCGAGCCGGTGGGCGAGCTTCCGGATGCGGGCCTCCAGCCGCTGGATGGCGCTGGCGTTGAAGGCCCGGCTCACCAGGGTCCTCATGCGGGCATGCCCCGCCCCGTCCGTGGCGATCATCGAGTTGGCCAGGGGGTTGTATCCCACCCACGCGGGTTGCCACGCCGCCTTGAAACCTTCGGAAGAGAACAGCTGGGGGTTCTTGATGACGAAGGCCACGTCGTCATAGCGGGAGATGGCCCAGAACCCTGCGGGCTCTACCTGGACGACAGGGGTGTCGCGGCGAAGCTGGGCATAGCCAGAATGGGGATCGGCTCGGAACTCGGGAGACAGGATGTTCACGCGTTGAGGGGTCACGCAGGGGCTCCGGTCTGCTGACCTTCGAGCAGCCATGGGGAGTGGATTCCACGGGAAGAGAATCCCTTCATACCCCATGTATGGGTCTGCATCCAGGGACCCTCGAACGCCTCTCCCCCGGAGGCAAAGCGCTCCGGGGGAGTTCGCCACCTTCGCCGCTCAGGGGCGAGGAGGGTTGGGCGTCAGCTCCGGGCCCGGCGGCGCATCAGGCCCAGCAGGCCCAGCAGTCCCACGCCCCACATCGCCAGGGCCGGACCGCTGGAGGCCGAGCAGCTGACCCCCTCCAGCTCTCCCTGGGCCGCCCCGTTCAGGCTCCACGTCACGGTCGCCTCGGGGTCGCAGTCCGTCGCGCCGTCGTACTGGATTTCGACCCGCTGGCCGTCCGTGGTGAGCGTCGTCTTGCCGGAGATCGCCTCGGAGGCACAGGTGTCGGAGTGAGTCACCTCGTTCTGGGTCTCCACGGAGATCACGCCCGTGTCCGCGTAGCCGATGCGCCCCGAACCATTCCAGGTGGTCGGCTCGGACTGATCCTCCGAGCTCGCTCCAGAGGAGGTCCCCTTGTAATCCACGGCGGAGACGGACGCCGTCGTCTCGCACGTCTGCTCATCCACCTCGAGGGCGTCCATGACGATCAGGGCCTCGAACCCCTGCGTCGTCCCGGTCGCAGAGGTTTTCAGGGAGCCGTCGTAGATAAGCTTGCTCTTGGCGCTCTTCCCGTCGCAGGTGACGGTCTGGGAGAAGCCAAAGCCTGAATAGACGTAGGTGATGGTGCCCGACATCCCAATCTTCACCTCCATCGAGCCCACCCACTCCACCCCATTCTTGTCGGTGCAGCCGCCCTTGGTGCGCGTGGTGAGGCTCTCCGTGGTGGTCACGGGGCAGTTGGGATCCGTCTCTTCACCGTTGCTGGGACCTGAGGAGATGAGCGAGGCCGTGTTGACCAACGTGTAGATGTTGGGGGCGCTGGCCTTGGTGGCCCAGTACTTCGCGTCCTCACCGTTGCTGAGCGAGCCCTTCTTGAAGCTGTTCAGCTTCTCCGTGGCCGGATTGGGCGTCTGGTCCGGATTCTCGGAATCCTTCGGATCATCTCCGCACGCCACGAACAACCAGGACATCGCAACCATGGGCAACCAACGTGCTTGCATACAACCCTCCCCCCGGAGTGGATCCGGGAGCGTTGTGGAAAGCTCGCGTTGGTCACGGCATGAACGATGGGGTGAAGGGCCGGTGTCCGTCGCGGAGCAGCCTCTCGACGCGACGATGTGTCCGGTATTCAAGGCCGGTTCACACGATTTCGGGCCCCGGCTCCCGGGGAGAAAGGGCCGGTTTCGTGTGGATGATCCGGGATATTAGGAGAGCTGAGGGAAACGGGCCCCTCCCTGGGAAGGGAGGGGCCTGAGCGGAGTGTCAGTGAGAGGAGAGAGCCAGAGGCTGAGCAGGAGAGAGGGGAGGAGGAAGGCAGAGGTCCCAGTCGCCGAGGGGATTGAGGTGTCCTTCGGCATTGCCAGAGAGGGACTTGGCATAGAGGCCGCCATCGAAGCTGCCGTTGTTGAAGTTCACGTGAGCGTTGGGAGCCAGGAGGGTGCCCCACAGGCTGTAACGAGAGGCGTTGATGGAGGTGGCGTCGACGAAGTTGAAGAGGACGCCACGCTGGTCGATGCCGCCGCTGAAGGAGTGACCGCCGGAGAGCGTGGCGGAGGCGCCGCGGATGTTGAGGACGACCAAGGAGCCCGAGGGAGCATCGATGGAGAGCAGGACGGTGCCGGAGAAGTCGCTGGCGTTCACATCGAAGACGTTCACGTGAGAGGAGGAGCCAGAGAGCATGAGGCCACCCCAGGACTCGCGGCGAGTGAGGGAGTTGGCGGGCAAGGAGGCCAGACGGGTAGAGAGGGTGCGGACCTGGGCAGCGCGAGTGGCGAAGTCCACGGGGAAGCCCTGGGAGGGAGCACCGCGGACGTACGACACGTTCTTGGCGCTGTAGGTGCCGCCGTGAGAGGCGTCGCCCCAGATGCCGCCCTGAGAGAGGGTGAGGTTGCCACCTGCGACGAGGACGGGAGCGGAGTCCCAGGCAGGGAGGTTCCAACCGACGGAGAAGTTCGTCATGGAGATGTTGCCGCCAGCAGCGACGCGGCCCTCGACGTCGGTGCCCAGGGTGTAGTCCTCGGTGAGAAAGACGTTGTAGTCGTTGAGGCGGACGGAGATGTCGCTCTGGGTGACGGTGCGAGAGACGGGAGCGACGGCGCGGTTACCGGAGGGGTCCTGGACGCTGTAGGAGATGGTGAAGGTGTTGGGTTTGCCGGGGACGGGGGTGCGAGTGGCGACGACGTGAGGAGTGAGGTCGCCGGCACAAGCGTCGGAGGCGGTAGCGCCGGGGTCGATGTACTGGCCGCCGCAGGAGAAGGTGTCGGAGAGAGGGCCCCGGACGGAGATGAGGGGGGCGAGGGAGTCGCTGACGGTGACGGTGCGGTTGAGGGGAGAGGCGGAGTAACCACTGGGGTCGGTGACGGAGTAGGAGACCGACTGAGAGCCGAGCAGATGGGTGTTGATGGAGCCGGTGCGCTGGACGGAGCCCGACAGGTCACCGAAGCACAGGTCGTTGGCGGTAGCGCCCGGGTCGGCGTACGGCGTGCCGCATTCCAGTGGCTGATGGGCAGGACCCACCAGGGCCAACGCGGGGGCAAGGGTGTCGACCACGTTCACGTCGCGAATGGCGGTGCTCTGTCGACCGCTCTTGTCCGTGGCGGTGTAGTTGACCGCGTAGTCGCCCGGGATCGCCGGGTTGACGCTTGAAGAGTCCGCGATGACGGTCGACGAGCCAGAGCACAGGTCGTTGGCCGTGGCACCGGGCTCCACGTATGAGTCGCGGTTGCACTCCAGGCTCACCGGGTTGTCGCCCAGCAGGGTAATGGCGGGA
Protein-coding sequences here:
- a CDS encoding cytochrome P450; its protein translation is MTPQRVNILSPEFRADPHSGYAQLRRDTPVVQVEPAGFWAISRYDDVAFVIKNPQLFSSEGFKAAWQPAWVGYNPLANSMIATDGAGHARMRTLVSRAFNASAIQRLEARIRKLAHRLADELAQKGEADFVSQFAMPLPTFVIGELLGLDISLHHRFKGWSDDIASVTPEPLSPEYAQRTLTAISDATRYITEVIEARRHSPAEDLVSDLVRAEVDGQSLTTREIVDFLILLLIAGLETTVHLLANSLLFLAERPEESERLRADPTLIPRFIEEMLRYDSPVQSLVRIVTSDVTVAGVTIPKGEVVLAIIASANRDERQYPEPDRFDLHREQSSISFGYGAHYCIGAQLARMEARCGLEALLSRFSRFQRTSAELTWSQAITVRGPHALPLRFTPA